The proteins below come from a single Zhouia spongiae genomic window:
- a CDS encoding site-specific integrase has protein sequence MSSIKLILRNNKVDKAGEAPLYLRIIKDRKTKFISLSLKLKPAEWDEDKQKVKKNHRSSARLNAYIAQKVADAKGEIADLERRNQSTSARKLKEAIKGKPLTNFFEYSEARCEKLKDTLAYSTYNNYKTYLKKFENFVGHRELMFEDITVTTLQDYASHCSSTLGNNNTTINFSLKILKIMFREAQREDLIPLDLFPFSKFSVKKEKSTKLYLNAEQFEAFMNLEVSNKDKAEVIKDMFIFSVFSGGLRFGDVLELKWKNYDKQNAKITKVIRKTNRQHSVKIGQKAIDILEKYWSDDKNQNDIVFPFANLDEAYFKDKEYRNQILRRAVALSGMYLNKMGKKLELPFNLSFHISRHTFATRALNNGMRIEHVSKLMDHTDIGITQVYAKIISSELDNAVDKYIN, from the coding sequence ATGTCATCAATAAAACTAATTTTAAGGAATAATAAAGTCGATAAAGCTGGTGAAGCACCACTTTATTTGAGAATCATCAAAGACCGTAAAACCAAGTTTATTTCTTTAAGCCTAAAGCTGAAACCTGCTGAATGGGATGAAGATAAGCAAAAAGTCAAAAAGAACCATCGTAGTTCTGCCAGGCTTAATGCTTACATAGCGCAAAAGGTTGCAGATGCCAAAGGGGAAATAGCTGATTTGGAAAGACGGAACCAATCCACATCAGCACGGAAATTAAAAGAAGCTATTAAGGGCAAGCCTCTGACTAATTTCTTTGAGTATTCCGAAGCCCGATGTGAGAAGCTAAAAGATACACTGGCATACTCAACCTACAACAACTACAAAACATACCTAAAGAAGTTTGAAAACTTCGTAGGACACCGCGAATTAATGTTCGAGGATATAACAGTAACCACATTACAGGATTACGCATCGCATTGCAGTTCTACACTTGGTAACAATAATACGACCATTAATTTTTCATTGAAGATTCTGAAAATCATGTTTCGTGAAGCACAACGAGAGGATTTAATACCTCTGGATTTGTTCCCATTCAGTAAGTTCTCAGTAAAAAAAGAAAAAAGCACCAAGCTTTATTTGAATGCTGAACAGTTCGAAGCCTTTATGAATTTGGAAGTGTCCAATAAGGACAAAGCGGAAGTAATTAAGGATATGTTTATTTTCTCTGTCTTTTCTGGAGGTTTAAGGTTTGGTGATGTATTAGAACTTAAATGGAAAAACTACGACAAGCAAAACGCCAAAATCACAAAGGTTATCAGAAAAACCAATCGACAGCACAGCGTTAAAATTGGTCAAAAGGCTATTGATATTTTAGAAAAGTATTGGAGTGATGATAAAAACCAAAATGATATTGTATTTCCATTTGCTAACTTAGATGAAGCCTATTTCAAGGACAAAGAGTATCGGAATCAAATTTTAAGACGTGCAGTAGCACTAAGTGGCATGTATTTAAATAAGATGGGGAAGAAATTAGAGTTGCCTTTTAACCTATCTTTTCACATAAGCCGACACACCTTTGCTACCAGAGCATTAAATAATGGTATGCGTATAGAACACGTTTCAAAACTTATGGACCATACCGATATTGGAATAACACAAGTGTACGCTAAAATTATAAGTAGTGAATTAGATAACGCAGTAGATAAATACATCAATTAA